A stretch of the Nicotiana tabacum cultivar K326 chromosome 6, ASM71507v2, whole genome shotgun sequence genome encodes the following:
- the LOC107796982 gene encoding bifunctional dihydrofolate reductase-thymidylate synthase-like, with translation MESETSTGLSNGSTNDNSTPQRTYQVVLAATRSMGIGKEGKLPWKLPSDLKFFKEITSTTSDSTKKNAVIMGRKTWESIPLKNRPLPGRLNVILTRSGSFDIATAENVVICGSLSSALQLLAVSPYCLSIEKVFVIGGGEIFRDSLNGHGCEAIHVTEIGTNFECDTFVPAIDVSLFQPWHSSFPLVENNIRFSFTTYVRVKNSGVKHINQTNIKIPDNCLDSSQDEVKTFSFLPNMIFEKHEEYKYLRLVEEIISNGMPKDDRTGTGTLSKFGCQMRFNLRKSFPLLTTKKVFWRGVVEELLWFISGSTSSKVLQQKGIHIWDGNASRDYLDSIGLKDREEGDLGPVYGFQWRHFGARYIDMHTDYSGQGFDQLADVINKIKNNPDDRRIILSAWNPSDIKLMALPPCHMFAQFYVANGELSCQMYQRSADMGLGVPFNIASYALLTCMVAHVTDLVPGDFVHVIGDAHVYRTHVRPLQDQLQKMPRPFPILNINPQKKDMDSFVATDFTLVGYDPHQKIEMKMAI, from the exons ATGGAAAGTGAAACCAGTACTGGCCTTTCCAATGGTAGCACCAATGATAATTCTACTCCACAAAGGACTTACCAAGTTGTTTTAGCTGCAACTCGAAGTATGGGTATTGGCAAGGAGGGGAAGTTACCTTGGAAACTTCCTTCAGATCTCAAGTTCTTCAAGGAGATCACTAGCACTACATCAGATTCTACAAAAAAGAATGCTGTTATTATGGGCAGAAAGACTTGGGAAAGTATTCCTCTTAAAAATCGGCCTCTTCCTGGCCGCCTCAATGTTATTCTTACGCGTTCAGGGAGTTTTGACATCGCTACTGCAGAAAATGTCGTTATATGTGGGAGCTTAAGTTCTGCTTTGCAATTATTGGCAGTCTCCCCTTATTGTCTATCAATTGAGAAAGTGTTTGTTATAGGAGGTGGTGAGATTTTCAG GGATTCCCTCAATGGTCATGGATGTGAAGCAATTCATGTCACTGAAATTGGGACTAATTTTGAATGTGACACTTTTGTTCCTGCAATTGATGTCTCTTTATTTCAACCCTGGCACTCATCATTTCCTTTGGTTGAAAACAATATTCGGTTTTCTTTTACCACCTATGTTCGTGTGAAGAATTCTGGAGTAAAACATATTAATCAGACCAATATCAAGATTCCTGATAATTGCTTGGATTCTTCCCAGGATGAGGTTAAGACATTTTCTTTCTTGCCTAACATGATTTTTGAGAAACATGAAGAATACAAGTATCTGAGAttggttgaagaaatcatatCAAATGGCATGCCAAAGGATGACAGGACAGGAACAGGAACTCTGTCAAAATTCGGTTGCCAG ATGAGGTTCAATTTGCGCAAATCTTTCCCGCTTCTTACAACAAAG AAAGTCTTCTGGAGAGGTGTTGTTGAAGAACTCTTGTGGTTTATCAGTGGATCAACTAGTTCTAAG GTCCTACAACAGAAGGGCATTCATATTTGGGATGGCAATGCATCCAGAGATTACCTTGACAG TATCGGTTTGAAGGACAGGGAAGAGGGTGATCTGGGACCAGTTTATGGGTTTCAGTGGAGACACTTTGGTGCCAG GTACATTGACATGCACACTGACTACTCTGGGCAAGGGTTTGACCAATTGGCTGATGTTATCAACAAGATTAAAAATAATCCAGATGATAGACGTATTATACTATCAGCTTGGAATCCTTCTGATATTAAACTCATGGCACTCCCACCTTGTCATATGTTTGCTCAA TTTTATGTTGCCAATGGGGAGTTATCCTGTCAAATGTATCAGCGCTCTGCAGATATGGGTTTGGGAGTGCCATTTAACATTGCATCATATGCTTTGTTGACATGCATGGTAGCTCATGTTACTG ATCTGGTTCCTGGTGATTTTGTCCATGTTATTGGAGATGCTCATGTATATCGCACTCATGTCAGACCTCTGCAAGACCAGCTTC